The following are from one region of the Phormidium sp. PBR-2020 genome:
- a CDS encoding WD40 repeat domain-containing protein, producing the protein MESDNGRLQAHDDEINSVAWHPDGTRLISASRDRTLRLWSSEGTLQATLESGSGSTGSVNWVSFSSDGDWIASASSDNQIRLWTREGELHQVLQGHTARVNWVSFGPEGRPLQLVSGSDDRTVRLWQFDEGQGEFVNTEVFKGHGDSVLSVLFSPRQEVVASASKDGTVRLWLLPSLGNFETLFERGCAWIGDYLNHAAALDAGEGLSCQPD; encoded by the coding sequence ATGGAGTCCGACAACGGACGATTGCAGGCTCATGATGACGAGATCAATAGTGTGGCTTGGCATCCAGATGGAACTCGGTTGATCTCCGCCAGTCGCGATCGCACTCTGCGGCTGTGGAGTTCGGAGGGAACGCTTCAGGCGACGTTAGAAAGCGGCTCAGGGTCCACCGGGTCGGTGAATTGGGTCAGTTTTAGTTCTGATGGGGATTGGATTGCCTCGGCCAGTTCCGATAATCAAATTCGCCTTTGGACTCGGGAGGGGGAGTTACACCAGGTGCTGCAAGGTCACACGGCTCGGGTGAATTGGGTTAGTTTTGGCCCCGAGGGAAGGCCACTACAACTGGTGTCCGGCAGCGATGATCGCACGGTGCGGCTTTGGCAGTTCGATGAGGGCCAGGGGGAGTTTGTCAATACTGAGGTATTTAAGGGCCATGGGGATAGTGTGTTGAGTGTGTTGTTCTCACCTCGGCAGGAGGTGGTGGCGTCGGCGAGTAAGGATGGGACGGTACGCCTGTGGCTGTTGCCGAGTTTGGGCAATTTTGAGACCTTATTTGAGCGAGGCTGTGCCTGGATTGGCGACTATCTCAATCATGCGGCTGCCTTAGATGCAGGAGAGGGGTT
- a CDS encoding PD40 domain-containing protein: MLASAHEGGAIQLWTLDGQRSERLLGHEDMVLNVSFSPDGRFLVSTGADDTVRLWRLGEADAVRVWSPGQGVRTASFSPDGRSLVTAGDDGTLVLWRVADGVRQRTIAGS; this comes from the coding sequence TTGTTAGCCTCGGCTCATGAAGGGGGAGCAATACAACTCTGGACGTTGGATGGCCAGCGGTCTGAGCGTTTGCTAGGCCATGAGGATATGGTGCTGAATGTCAGTTTTAGTCCCGATGGTCGGTTTCTGGTCTCGACGGGGGCCGATGATACGGTGCGATTATGGCGACTCGGGGAAGCGGATGCGGTACGGGTGTGGTCGCCAGGCCAGGGGGTGCGCACGGCTAGTTTTAGCCCTGATGGTCGCAGTTTAGTGACGGCTGGGGATGATGGAACTTTAGTCCTTTGGCGAGTCGCCGATGGAGTCCGACAACGGACGATTGCAGGCTCATGA